In Nicotiana tabacum cultivar K326 chromosome 10, ASM71507v2, whole genome shotgun sequence, the DNA window aagttgagTCCTAGAAGAGGTGAAAATTCATGAAGTGAACCGGGAAGAGGTTAAGGAAGAGGTGAAAGAGACACCAAAAACTCTAGCACCAATCCCTAGACATCCTCCTTTTCCTCAAAAACTTGCTAGGaaggttgatgatagcaaactcgagAAGTTCTATGACATTCTCAAGCAATTATCGGTGAATATTTcatttgtggaagcatttcaagagatgaCGGGTTTTGCTAagtatttgaaagacttgatcaCCAAAAATGAAGAGGTGAATGTGACTCACTAGGTTAGTTCCATCATTACAACAACCACCGTTCAAAAGAAAGAAGACTCGGGAGCTTTTaccattccatgcactattgggttGTGCGATTTTGCAAGAGCTCTTTGTGATGATGGGGCTAGCATCAATCTAATGCCTCTTGCTATTTACAAGAAAGCGGGGTTAGCTATGCCGAGGCCTACaagtatgaggttgcaaatgTCCGATCGTTCAATAAAGAGACCAGTGGGGAttgttgatgatgttcttgtgaaAGGGAAAAGTTGCTCCTCCTCGCCGACTTTGTGATCATTGACTATACTGTTGACAAATAAATACCTATCATCTTGGGGAGACCATTCCTTGCTACTGGAAGAGCAGTTATGGATTTGGAACGAAATGAGATCAAGTTCCGAGTTAATGACAAAGAGGTTACCTGTCAAGCGAGTAAGGGTATGAAGTTTCCACATGCATATAAAAGCATATCAGGCATTGACGTTGTTGATGAGGTAGAAGACACAATCGAGATGAAGATGGAAGAACAATTCCTTGGTGAGGCGTTGGCAGCTATTTTGGTGAATTTTGATGGTAAAGACATGGAGGGGTATATGGAATCGCTGAATTCATTAGAAGGACTTGGGTCTTGCACTTATTCATTAAAGAAACTCTCTCTTAACTTAGTGTATAGAGTCACTCCTCCCGCCAAGCCTTCAATTAACGAGCCGCCGCATCTTGAGCTCAAGCCGCTTTCACCACACTTGAGGCATAAATTTCTTGGCTCTAATGAAACTCTACCAGTAATcatttcttctttgttgaatgatgtgcaggtagaacacTTGTTGAATGTCCTGAGGGAGCACATGCAAGCCATTGGGTGGAAAATAGCGGACATCTGAGGGATTCCCGCCGGAATTTGTGAGAACAAGTTATAATTGGAGCAAGAGAGCAAACCAACAATAGAGCATCAAAGAAGGTTAAACCCTTCCATGTAATAGgtggtaaagaaagaaatcatcaaaTGGTTAGATGTTGGGGTGGTCTACCCCATTGCCGATAGTTCTTGGCTgagtccggtgcaatgtgtgAAAAATAAAGAAGGCATGATCGTGattcaaaatgacaaaaatgaactCATCCCAATGAGAACAGTGACCAggtggagagtttgcatggacTACAAGAAGCTAAATAGTGCTACTTGCAATGACCATTTCCCTGTGCCTTTTATttatcaaatgcttgatcggctagTAGGAAGGTCATTCTATTGCTTATTGGATGGATATTCCAGCTATAACTAAATCAGTATCGCcttggaagatcaagagaagacaacattcataTGCCCATATGGTACTTTTGCCTTTAGTCGTATGTCGTTTGGGCTATGCAATGCCACAACTACTTTTCAACGGTGCATGATGTCAATCTTCTCAGACATGGTGGAAGATTTCCTAGAGGTTTTTATGGATGACTTCTCTGTAGTGGGTGATTCCTTTGAGCATTGTCTTGACAACCTTACAcaagtgctcaaaagatgtgaagaaacaaatcttGTGCtaaactgggagaagtgccacttcatggtggacgAGGGCATTGTTTTGGGCCACAAAATTTCCAAACAAGCCATAAAGGTTGATCGAGAAAAGATCAAAATCATTTCCAAGCTTCCTCTACCTACTTTAGTAAAACGTGTCCGAAGCTTCTTGGGGCACACCGGCTTCTATAGGCGTTTTATCAAGGACTTCTAAAAAATTGCAAATCCCATGTGCAAGATCCTTGAAAAAGATTGAAAGTTTATATTTGATGAGAAGTGTCTCAAAGCTTTTGAGGAATTCAAAGAAAAGCTCACCACGACACCTATTATTATCCCACCCGATTGGTCCCTTCCATTTGAACTCATATGTGACGCTAGTGGTGTAGCTACTGGGGTGGTGCTTGGTCAACGGCATAACAAAATACTTCACCCTGTCTACTATGAAAGCAAGACACTCAATGGCGCTCAAATGAATTACACTGTGACTGAGCAAGAACTTCTTGCCATTGTCTATGCTTTTGAATAATTTCGGGCCTATTTGTTGGGGTCCAAAGTGATAGTTTACACCGATCATGCTACTCTTCACTATCTTGTGGTGAATAAGGATACCAAACCAAGATTGATTCGGTAGGTCCCTTTGTTTCAAGAGTTTGACTTTGAAGTCAAGGatcgaaaaaagaaagaaaatcaagttGCAGATCACCTATCTAGGCTCGAAGAGGCAGGGAGACCAAAATAAgaccttgaaatcaatgatgccTTCCCAGATGAGCACATATTGGCGTTGTCTAGCACATTCTCTCCTTGGTATGACGACATCGCTAACTTTTTGGTTAGTGACCTTGTTCTCGATGGATTAGAAGCTTATCAAAAGAAAAGGTTCTTGTGGGAGTGTAAGCAATACTATTGGAAGGAACCCTTTTTGTTCCATATTTGTGCCGACAACATCATTCGGCGGTGTTTCCAGAAGATGAGGTAATGCCAATTCGCAAGGCATGCCATGACTCCCCTATTGGGGGTCATCACGGAGGAAACCGGACGGCGGCAAAAGTGCTTGAATGTGGCTACTATTGGCCATCGATCTACCAAGATGCAAATCATATGGTCAAGGCATGCGATCAATGTTGAAGACAAGGATCAATATCTAAAagacatgagatgcctatgaatTTTGTAATGGAGGTCGAGATCTTTGATGTGTGGAGGATAAACTTCATGGGCCCCTGTGTGAGCTCTTATGGAATGACATATATCTTGGTGGTTGTGGACTACAtctccaaatgggtcgaagcaatcGCCTTGCCCAACTCTGAAGCAAGGAGTGTGACTGCATTCTTGAAGATAAACATATTCACGCGGTTTGGTACCCCCAAGGCTATCCTTAGTGATGGCggttctcacttttgcaacaaggcttttcaTCAGGCTGCTCAAAAAGTATGGCGTAAAGCACAAGGTGGCCATACCTTATCATCCTCATTCGAGTGGTCAGGTTGAAGTCTCTAACAGGGGAATCAAAAACATCCTAGCAAAAATTGTCAATGCAAATAGAACTGACtggtcaaggaagctagatgatgcgTTGTGGCCATATCGCACAACATTTATGACTCCTATTGGCACCTCATTGTACCTGTTTGTTTTTGGTAAGGCGTGTCACTTACCAGTGGAGCTTGAACAAAAAGCCATATGGGCATTGaaaaagttgaatcttgattgggccAAAGCTGAAAACCTAAGAATGACACAACTCAATGAGATGGAAGAATTCCATCTTCATGCCTATGAGAGTGAAGCCATGTATAAGGAGAGATTGAAATTTGTTCATAACAAGAAGATTTTGAAGCGTGAATTCAAATCCGGAGACTTGGTCTTACTCTTCAAATCAAGACTCAAGTTATTTCCGGGcaaactcaaatccaaatggtCTGGCCCGTTCAAAGTTGTGAGTGTGTCCTCCTATTGTGCTATTTAATTGGAGCCGGCGGATGGAACTCGAACTTTCAAAGTGATTGGCCAATGAGTCAAGAATTACCTCGGTACCATAGGAGAAAGGCATTTGATAGAACAATTTTCTCTCAAGGATAGTACTACGCCAGCCCCCACCATTG includes these proteins:
- the LOC142165149 gene encoding uncharacterized protein LOC142165149: MAVLTFATRLFIRLLKKYGVKHKVAIPYHPHSSGQVEVSNRGIKNILAKIVNANRTDWSRKLDDALWPYRTTFMTPIGTSLYLFVFGKACHLPVELEQKAIWALKKLNLDWAKAENLRMTQLNEMEEFHLHAYESEAMYKERLKFVHNKKILKREFKSGDLVLLFKSRLKLFPGKLKSKWSGPFKVVSVSSYCAI